CTGCAAACACATATCAGttttaaatgattatattttgttaacacgttgactgccaaaacAATAATTGAAGACTGTCGCttcttaattgttttataatatgtatGACGGTCAATGTTGAATAAAACTCATTAGTAACTTAAGTAGCTTGATAAATGTTACAAGAAATACTCACGATTTTTGTGACACTTAACCTGTCAACTTGTGCAAGTATTCACCGCGTGCTTTGCAATTTATGTTAATACAGTCGGTATCTTCGAActattaggttggtgcatatgaaatgttggatttttaagtgaatatataaaactgcatatctttttttaaaagctgcttatttaattaaaatatgctccattttcttcaatacacttttcccaacgagattttaatgcataaatgcctgtcttaaagaaattctgatctTTAGAATCAATAAACTTTGATACGGAATTTTTCAGGccgtcttcattttcatactgtttagcccgtaaaaactgttctaaatatttaaaaaaatgaaagtcggATGGCGAAAGATCCGGTCAATAAGCTGGGTGCTGCAAAAtgtcatattttaattcatttaatttcgcaattgtttGGTACGGCGTGTGCGGCCGAGCGTTGTCATGAAGTATTGGGCCATGCCGATTAACAAGTGATGggcatataattttcaattttttatgcaTTTCATCAATGTACTAGCAGAACTTTTCGACTGTAATTGTCTTCCCAGTTCGAAGGAATGAGTAGTGAATTACTCCAATCACATTCCAccaaactgttattaaaattttccgtgGATGAAGTGATGGCTTTGGAGTATGAGCACAAGCCTCATCCCCATCAAGTCACCGAGCACACCTTTTTCCACTGTCGTAAAGAACccatttttcatcacaagtaATAATCCGATCGAAAAATGGCACTTGATGAAATCGGGTTAGTAATGATGAGCATATGTTCAACCGATTCAGCTTATTTCGTTCGGTTAGTTCGTGCGGTACccacttatctattttttttcaCCTTGCCAATTTCAGGAAGGTTTCGGAATATTGTTGTATGGTCAACTTTCATGGTGGTAGCAAGTTCCCTTGTAGATACAGTTGGATTCGTTTCCACCGATGCTTtcagagcatcatttttcacagacgttttgggtcttctacgcggttcattttgtaggaaaaaatcaccagaccgaaaattttcaagCCAACGCTGCACTTTTCGGTCATTAACAGTATTCTCCCCAAAATCCTGGTTTATATTGCGTGCagtttttgcagcattattaccaagtttatactcatataaaaaagttacacgaatatcggttgaattcatatcggtataaaattcaagctaaataacaaaagggaacagttttaagaaaattttctttgttgaaatgtgactctgCCAATGGACAGTACGACTATAAACTAGgttatgccaaaaacaaaagcataacgAAAACAGGGAGACAAAAGTTCACACGTAAAGAaaaaccgacatttcatatgcacccacttaatatattaattgactaataattaatcgattaattcttTAGTTCGGTTTGTATTCAATGTATTCACGAAaacgtaaaaattattttatttttagtatgtTCGATGCAGGAAGTAATTAACTACGTTCGTATAACTCCAACAATAAATCAATCGTCAAACAATTAACATGCAATGTATTTGCACAGCAATTTGTTGTTTGTATTATCAGGAATTAGCTAAAAGTAGTTGAGACTAGTTTTTATCAATGCATTAGTAATGCATGTGTATTAAAATAGAAACTTAGTTTCATCTACAAGATCTGAATCCTCTACAAGAGGAAAATGTGTTCAATATGAGGTTGCATGATTCACATTAAGTCTTGATAAATCTTAAATGATATATCAAATACCgttattcttaaaattcttatttagtATATTACCTTCCAATTATTTTTCATGTCAACTCTCGGatccttttttattttgtcaACTAGATATTGTGCCATGAAAGGCATGTCTCGAGACATTGCGAAAGCTTCGGCAACGTTGAATTGCGACACCGGGTGAGCAGTAAATGAGTCTCCGAGTGCATAGCCAAACAATTTTGGATTGAATTCCTGTACAAGAAAAAACCAATTCAAAATCAATACTCTGTACAGTAGGAagttaaatttcataataaaatttaattatataaatttctagattaattatatgcaattttatattacacgatACTTCTTTAAGAATCAGTGTTTACATTAGATATGAAGGGTTGGTGCCGTAAATAGAAATCATCAAGAACCTTGAGAATATTGGGAAGCGTCAAATAAGTTCGCCAATTCCCCTGGCCACCGGAGCTCCCCGAGACACCCCTGTTTTCGATCAGTACTTCCAACGGATTTGTCGCAAATATTGCATTGCCCGCTGTCCATGAATCACCCATCCCACCAATCACGTCTATGTCTCCTGGTCTTAAGTGATTAACGGATGTCGGTACTTGCGGAGATCTACCATCTACTCATAAAAGTTATAAACCAAATTATAACTGTTATAACATAAAAAACAGGATATTATATCACGAGTTATTTCACTCTATATCGAGCGTTAAATGtttcaatggtattttattaggTATACTTCGTCTTTGTAAATttcgttcgaaataaatttttgcaTCATGTCTATCGTTTTACAAACAAATATCcagactttatttattttattaatttcaaaaataacatgCAGGACACCTTGGTTAAAAATGGAATAGAACATATAGTTATACAGTCGTtcctaatattttttattgcagataattttgtatttatcttAAAACAATTGAACTTTAATTTACCTGTTACGTTACATGGAAAAGGTACTGTTGATGGAACATCTTTCTGGGTATTTGGAAATACATCACTCCCACTTCCTTTGTTTGATATTCTGTTAACTGTCATGTGATGAatagttttcaaataaattgattaCTTAAAATATTGACATGAAGTAGagatttgtttttttaatttatgtatgttttcttatttaatttaaatttaattagtttcaaagaatatcgttgaAAATCATAGGTGCACAATAGTTTCATGTGAAAGATCTACCCATTTAAAAGTATCAAAACTGAAGCACATATATAAACTGTCGTTCAACCAATGTAATATAATTCCATAATAATTCCATAATAATTCCaatcgaattttattgaaaatttcaaagaagtcACACGTATTTAAAATTGATCGTGAGGAAATGAGAATAAACTGAGTGTGTGaccataaacatttattaaaactagCTTCTAATGCATAGCGACAAAATGTAACTCACAAAAgggataattaaaagaaatatatttatcgtaCGCATAGTATTCGCGTCACCGTGTAAACTCGATAAAACTTGTCGATGTCTTTAGTTCACGTACCGTAAGAGCGGAGGATACCATGACGAAGTTGACTGTAAAGCTCCAAGTTTGCTGAACTGTCCAACTCCGTCTTTTGAGCTGCGATGAGGGCACAAAATTGCAAAATCGATAGAAACTTTATCAACTGTCTCATCGCAAGCGTGCGTTGAGAAATTACTATTAGAGGATAATGTGAGCTTTCCTCCATATAACGCCGAACGAATTTTGAATTGTATAACCGTCTACCTTTCAAAGCTACACGTCGTGATCTAACGTCACTTTGAAGTATTTTCAAAGCAATACGAGACTGTTTCGTCTCCTgggattaatatatattatctgttcgtgcacgctgtccaggcaatatcagtggacgtggcgtaacactttcacacgccgagttaaccttgtgtgaaatagttggaATGATGAAAAAAGACTTCTCCTCTTTTCggtcgaaagtggactgtatttcttgattgataatgagtgaaaggagtgtgtacgtgtgtacaaagttgaagtgtgtctgttgtccagtgagtacagcgtgattagtaatgaacttgtgTTGTCTATATGTCTCTCTCCATGCTGTCTCGcgctacatatatatatgtagtatatatatttatatgtagtaATGTAGGGCAGTGTCCTTAGTgtcaaatcagaaggctaaacgATCGGCGTGTTGCTGATTACAGTTTTTcagcctacgcccacattacttgtagtggaggtagggggtacgtcggtccttctgacctgcaagggtACCGATGGCTATGCGCTCGGGGTTtaagtggttgagctgccgtttttttatgatatgtcagCTGCTGGTTATTTATGACACCCgatgtaaaaatgcagctagcaataaaacgcttccaaaatttacttagaTTGTGTTTAGACATGACCGAGTGTAATTGGTCATACCATAAATCTTTACGTACCGATGGCTGTGTctcaaccaaataaaccgtgccggaacattATCGAAGACTGATTTTACTTTTACAAAACAAGTCTGTTTTTGTAGCGAGCTATGCATGATAATGGTATCGGTGATTAGGTAAATAGGTAAGATTAATCGATAGATAAACATGAATGTGTTCTGCGAGACATTTGCAACACAGTTATATAACCGTAAAGTGATAGAATTTACTGCTCTGTAATTCATTTCCCAGGGAATCGATGTACAATCCCTAATGATTCTTTTTTTCATGTTCTCTAGA
This is a stretch of genomic DNA from Nomia melanderi isolate GNS246 chromosome 1, iyNomMela1, whole genome shotgun sequence. It encodes these proteins:
- the LOC116433013 gene encoding phospholipase B1, membrane-associated-like; protein product: MEESSHYPLIVISQRTLAMRQLIKFLSILQFCALIAAQKTELDSSANLELYSQLRHGILRSYVNRISNKGSGSDVFPNTQKDVPSTVPFPCNVTDGRSPQVPTSVNHLRPGDIDVIGGMGDSWTAGNAIFATNPLEVLIENRGVSGSSGGQGNWRTYLTLPNILKVLDDFYLRHQPFISNEFNPKLFGYALGDSFTAHPVSQFNVAEAFAMSRDMPFMAQYLVDKIKKDPRVDMKNNWKMITFMIGINDFCTNVCNVSAPWSIVDDHEKDLVKTLRILRDNLPRTFVSLILPPHLKALVDTQNGRNIMKCYFSTVFSCPCLFALKYLENRPLYYEIMKRWQKTEEDIAQYSEFHKEDFTVEVLSGIKDMIIPLADDRYSDLTFMSYDCYHLSQKSHALYGNVLWNNLLEPHDNKSTNWYAMSEKFLCHSPEKPYLVTRENIQKKD